The following proteins are encoded in a genomic region of Synechococcus sp. ROS8604:
- a CDS encoding cupin domain-containing protein, whose translation MSGPALASPKPVVEELFTANRTLGGNVVAYPEGTPEMRVYRITLPVGAKIPLHIHPAPVVVMVEQGELSNVRIVNGAEETDTIKVGDGFLEGHPEEPHYVINRGTKPAISLVTFASVEGMPNTVPVQ comes from the coding sequence AAGAACTGTTCACAGCAAATCGAACCCTCGGCGGCAACGTTGTCGCCTATCCCGAGGGAACGCCAGAGATGCGGGTCTATCGGATCACGCTTCCTGTCGGCGCCAAAATTCCATTGCACATCCATCCTGCACCTGTTGTTGTGATGGTTGAGCAAGGAGAACTCAGCAATGTAAGGATCGTCAATGGTGCGGAGGAGACCGACACCATTAAGGTCGGAGACGGCTTCCTTGAAGGTCACCCGGAAGAGCCGCACTACGTGATCAACAGAGGGACTAAACCAGCCATCAGCCTGGTGACGTTTGCCAGCGTGGAGGGAATGCCCAACACGGTTCCTGTTCAATGA
- a CDS encoding DUF3303 domain-containing protein, translating into MQMYLADCTFPDIEGQLAAYKSFCELWYSGEMAKADSFPGFEMLFRVHAPGAGRVTCLFKAESDAQIFEPFAPWLAQHGIEMDFTPVIGCQDVVDHHKRLFAKMA; encoded by the coding sequence ATGCAAATGTATCTCGCGGACTGTACTTTTCCGGATATTGAAGGTCAGCTCGCTGCCTATAAAAGTTTTTGTGAATTATGGTATTCAGGGGAGATGGCCAAGGCCGATAGCTTCCCTGGCTTTGAGATGCTGTTTCGCGTCCATGCACCAGGTGCTGGTCGGGTGACCTGTTTATTTAAAGCCGAAAGTGACGCTCAGATTTTTGAACCTTTTGCTCCTTGGCTTGCTCAACACGGCATTGAGATGGACTTCACTCCTGTGATCGGTTGCCAAGACGTTGTGGACCATCACAAAAGGCTCTTCGCAAAGATGGCCTAA